Proteins from a genomic interval of Calypte anna isolate BGI_N300 chromosome 19, bCalAnn1_v1.p, whole genome shotgun sequence:
- the PSPH gene encoding phosphoserine phosphatase, with protein MAQDRVQYCHSERDFILSPHSKKLPKRMASLMEMKEIFRNADAVCFDVDSTVIREEGIDELAKFCGVGDAVAEMTRRAMGGTVTFKAALTARLGLIRPSYEQVQKLISDKPPQLTPGIRELVSRLHQRGVQVFLVSGGFQSIVEHVASQLNIPTANIYANRLKFYFNGEYAGFDETQPTAESGGKGKVITHLKEQFHFKKVVMIGDGATDMEACPPADCFIGFGGNIVRKQVKEKAKWYITHFDELLKELEER; from the exons ATGGCTCAAGACAGAGTGCAGTACTGCCACTCAGAGAGAGACTTTATCTTGTCCCCTCACAGCAAGAAGCTTCCTAAAAGGATGGCATCCCTCATGGAGATGAAAGAAATCTTCCGCAACGCCGACGCCGTGTGCTTTGATGTGGACAGTACAGTCATCAGGGAAGAAGGAATTGATGAACTGGCCAAGTTCTGTGGAGTTGGAGATGCAGTGGCAGAGAT GACCCGCAGAGCCATGGGTGGCACGGTGACATTCAAAGCAGCTTTAACAGCACGCCTCGGGCTCATACGTCCCTCCTATGAGCAAGTGCAGAAATTAATATCTGACAAACCCCCTCAGCTAACACCAGGAATAAG ggagctggtgaGCAGGCTCCATCAACGAGGGGTTCAGGTCTTCCTGGTGTCTGGTGGTTTTCAGAGCATTGTGGAGCACGTGGCCTCCCAGCTGAACATTCCAACAGCAAACATCTATGCCAACAgactgaagttttattttaatg GAGAATATGCAGGATTTGATGAAACACAACCAACAGCTGAGtcaggggggaaaggaaaggttATTACCCATCTGAAGGAACAATTTCACTTTAAGAAAGTAGTTATGATTGGAGATGGAGCTACAGACATGGAAGCCTGTCCTCCTGCT GACTGCTTCATTGGATTTGGAGGAAACATAGTCAGAAAACAAGTGAAGGAGAAAGCTAAATGGTACATTACTCACTTTGATGAACTCCTAAAGGAACTGGAAGAGCGATAA
- the NIPSNAP2 gene encoding protein NipSnap homolog 2, giving the protein MAARVLLRRSLAGASAVPRLPPGGGLALRGLVSSASRPREESWLKTLFVRKVDPRKDAHSNLLAKRETSSLYKLQIHNVKPECLEAYNKLCQEVLPKIHEEKHYPCALVGTWNTWYGEQDQAVHLWRYEGGYPALNEVMSKLRQNKEFTEFRKERGNMLLSRKNQLLLEFSFWNEPVPREGPNIYELRSYQLRPGTMIEWGNYWARAIRFRQDNNEAVGGFFSQIGQLYMVHHLWAYKDLQTREDIRNAAWNKPGWDELVYYTVPLIQEMESRIMIPLKISPLQ; this is encoded by the exons GGGGCTGGTATCTTCAGCTAGCAGACCTCGTGAAGAGAGTTGGTTAAAAACGCTATTTGTTCGCAAAGTCGATCCAAGGAAAGATGCTCACTCCAACCTTCTAGCCAAAAGAGAGACCAGCAGTCTGTATAAACTACAGA TTCACAATGTAAAACCAGAATGTCTAGAGGCCTACAACAAGCTTTG TCAAGAGGTGCTGCCAAAGattcatgaagaaaaacactACCCATGTGCACTGGTGGGGACTTGGAACACGTGGTACGGAGAGCAAGATCAGGCTG ttcatCTGTGGAGGTATGAGGGAGGCTATCCAGCTCTCAATGAGGTCATGAGTAAACTCCGTCAAAACAAG gaATTCACAGAGTTTCGCAAAGAACGGGGGAACATGCTCCTCTCACGCAAGAACCAGTTGTTGTTGGAGTTCAGTTTCTGGAATGAGCCTGTTCCCAGAGAGGGTCCTAATATTTATGAACTGAGATCCTACCAACTTAGA ccTGGAACAATGATTGAGTGGGGAAATTACTG GGCTCGTGCAATTCGTTTCCGACAGGACAATAATGAAGCAGTTGGAGGATTTTTCTCACAAATTGGACAGCTGTATATGGTTCACCACCTCTGGG CTTACAAAGACCTCCAAACCAGAGAAGATATAAGGAATGCTGCATGGAATAAACCTGGCTGGGATGAGCTAGTCTATTACACAG tgccacTTATTCAGGAAATGGAGTCCAGAATTATGATACCGTTGAAGATTTCTCCGCTTCAGTAA